In Zingiber officinale cultivar Zhangliang chromosome 3B, Zo_v1.1, whole genome shotgun sequence, a single window of DNA contains:
- the LOC121967587 gene encoding primary amine oxidase-like → MEPPSSRLLLLLLAALLLLLLTRSTIHLFSPASAGNRRVDLLDCTRFSFWCSAKHRPSSSSTSPSSDSRGRGHSNAVPIHPLDPLTVREMNLARSLLLAQPPFSNAPSAVAFHSLSLAEPDKSAIEAWSNGGPFPSRRAAAVARFEGKPYAFEFDLDSGAVTALPVPASGYPTMNIDDMISSTVAPLGDAAFNRTVVARGVQLADLACLPLSLGWYGSAEEGRRLVKVQCYTAEGTANFYMRPIEGLTVLVDIDTKEVVEISDRGRDIPIPKAEGTDYRYGSVDGGGSGGGGGLPLRPISIEQPAGRGFEVEGGDGGHVVRWAGWEMHVRADARAGVVISQAKVRDPETGEWRGVLHRGFVSELFVPYMDPTEAWYFKTYMDAGEYGFGLQAMSLVPLNDCPRNAYYMDGVFAAADGRPFVRENMVCIYESYAGDIAWRHSESPITGLPIREARPKVTLVIRMAASVANYDYIIDWIFQTDGLIRAQVGLSGILMVRGTQYSHLNQFPADDDSYGTILSENVVGVIHDHFITFHLDLDIDGTNNSFVRVDLERQDTGRKESPRTSYLKATRRVARTEKEAQIKLSLYQPAEFHVINPSRTTRVGNPVGYKVVPAGTAASLLDPDDPPQRRGAFTNNQIWVTQFNKTEEWAGGLFVYQSKGDDTLAEWSERDRPIENRDIVLWYTMGFHHIPCQEDFPVMPTVSASFDLKPVNFFERNPILSAPPHFAKDLPVCTAAEQE, encoded by the exons ATGGAGCCCCCTTCCAGCCgcctgctcctcctcctcctcgccgcccttcttctcctcctcctcacccGCTCCACCATCCACCTCTTCTCCCCTGCCTCCGCCGGCAACCGCCGCGTCGATCTCCTCGATTGCACCCGTTTCTCCTTTTGGTGCTCCGCCAAACACCGTCCCTCTTCCTCCAGCACATCGCCGTCCTCCGATTCGCGCGGCCGAGGCCACTCGAACGCCGTTCCCATCCACCCGCTCGACCCGCTGACCGTCCGGGAGATGAACTTGGCGCGATCCCTCCTGCTCGCGCAGCCTCCATTCTCCAACGCCCCCTCCGCCGTCGCCTTTCACTCTCTCTCCCTCGCCGAGCCCGACAAGTCCGCCATCGAGGCCTGGTCCAACGGCGGCCCCTTCCCCTCCCGCCGCGCCGCGGCGGTCGCGCGCTTCGAGGGCAAACCCTACGCTTTCGAATTCGATCTCGATTCCGGCGCCGTAACCGCTCTCCCGGTCCCGGCCTCCGGCTATCCCACGATGAACATCGACGACATGATCTCCTCCACCGTGGCGCCGCTAGGTGACGCGGCCTTCAACCGGACCGTCGTCGCTCGCGGAGTCCAGCTCGCTGACCTCGCCTGCCTCCCGCTGTCGCTGGGGTGGTACGGATCGGCAGAGGAAGGGAGGCGGCTTGTGAAGGTGCAGTGCTACACGGCGGAGGGCACGGCCAACTTCTACATGCGACCGATCGAGGGGCTGACGGTACTGGTGGACATAGACACGAAGGAGGTGGTCGAGATTTCCGATCGGGGACGGGATATTCCGATCCCCAAGGCAGAAGGGACCGATTACCGTTACGGGTCGGTGGACGGCGGCGGCAGCGGCGGAGGAGGGGGATTGCCTCTGAGGCCGATCTCGATCGAGCAGCCGGCAGGGCGAGGGTTCGAGGTGGAAGGCGGTGATGGGGGTCACGTGGTGCGTTGGGCCGGATGGGAGATGCACGTGCGAGCGGACGCCCGGGCCGGAGTGGTCATCTCGCAGGCGAAGGTGCGAGACCCGGAGACCGGGGAGTGGCGCGGGGTTTTGCACCGCGGCTTCGTGTCCGAGCTGTTCGTGCCGTACATGGACCCCACCGAGGCCTGGTACTTCAAAACCTACATGGACGCCGGCGAGTACGGCTTCGGGTTGCAGGCCATGTCTCTGGTGCCGCTTAACGACTGCCCGCGTAACGCCTACTACATGGACGGCGTCTTCGCCGCCGCCGACGGCCGGCCCTTCGTCCGCGAGAACATGGTTTGCATCTACGAGAGCTACGCCGGCGACATCGCCTGGCGCCACTCCGAGAGCCCCATCACTGGCTTGCCG ATCCGAGAGGCGAGGCCAAAAGTGACGCTCGTGATCAGGATGGCAGCATCGGTGGCCAATTACGACTATATCATCGACTGGATTTTCCAGACGGACGGACTGATACGTGCTCAG GTTGGGCTCAGCGGCATTCTAATGGTGCGAGGAACCCAGTACTCTCACCTGAACCAGTTCCCCGCCGACGATGACTCCTACGGGACCATTCTCTCAGAGAACGTCGTCGGCGTCATCCACGACCATTTCATCACCTTCCACCTCGATCTCGACATCGACGGCACCAACAACTCCTTCGTCCGGGTCGACCTCGAACGCCAAGACACCGGCCGCAAGGAGTCTCCGCGAACCAGCTACCTCAAGGCCACTCGCCGCGTCGCCCGGACGGAGAAGGAAGCGCAGATCAAACTCAGTCTCTACCAGCCAGCCGAGTTCCACGTCATCAACCCCTCGCGGACCACCAGGGTCGGCAACCCCGTCGGGTACAAGGTTGTTCCGGCCGGCACAGCCGCCAGCTTGCTTGACCCTGACGATCCCCCGCAACGCAGAGGCGCATTCACCAACAATCAG ATTTGGGTTACACAATTCAACAAGACAGAAGAATGGGCTGGAGGACTATTTGTGTACCAGAGCAAGGGAGATGACACACTGGCCGAATGGTCGGAGAG AGATCGGCCGATTGAGAACAGGGACATAGTTTTGTGGTACACGATGGGATTCCACCATATTCCGTGCCAAGAAGACTTCCCGGTCATGCCAACCGTGTCGGCGAGCTTCGACCTCAAGCCGGTGAACTTCTTTGAGCGCAACCCGATTCTCAGTGCGCCACCCCACTTTGCCAAGGACCTCCCCGTTTGCACTGCTGCAGAACAAGAGTAG